One Candidatus Marinarcus aquaticus genomic window carries:
- a CDS encoding NADH-quinone oxidoreductase subunit A yields MSNELLLSSVIFVLVGVVLVSVFLLSRFLGPQNKDDVEKNTVYESGVSHPIGGTKLRFAVKFYLVAILFVLFDVEIIFMFPWAVNVKELGILGLTEMFMFMALLFGGLIYIYKKKALSWD; encoded by the coding sequence ATGTCAAATGAACTTCTTTTATCATCAGTCATTTTTGTCTTAGTTGGAGTTGTTTTAGTATCAGTATTTTTACTGTCACGATTCCTCGGACCACAAAACAAAGATGATGTTGAAAAAAACACGGTATACGAATCAGGGGTATCTCACCCAATTGGTGGAACAAAGCTACGATTTGCAGTTAAATTCTATTTAGTTGCCATTCTTTTCGTACTGTTTGATGTAGAGATCATTTTTATGTTTCCATGGGCTGTAAACGTTAAAGAGTTAGGAATATTAGGTCTGACCGAAATGTTTATGTTTATGGCTTTACTGTTTGGTGGTTTAATTTATATTTATAAGAAAAAGGCTCTTTCATGGGATTAG
- a CDS encoding MalY/PatB family protein, which produces MEQIVYSFDKEVNRNHTQCAKYDGLEKYFGVNDAFPMWVADMDFETPAFINDAIIKRAHHAVYGYGIVTESLQQSVVNWMQTQHGWKIQKKWLTFLNGVVPAYSAALEAFSEVNDEIIVQTPVYFPLFQSIKHNKRKVVYNPLKEQNGYYTMDLEDLKSKITPKTKIFTLCSPHNPVGRIWSKEELEALAKICLEHNITIISDEIHADITFKPFTPLASISKEIANITVTLNAAGKTFNIAGLNAAYAITCNEALKTKLDEVVKAREIGSINVFGTIAMEAAYTYGQEWVKELKEYLLQNILVTKELLKNTNIKLSQPEATYLLWLDFSCYDLTHLQIKERLLKEAKIALNDGLTFGKNGSKHFRLNVALPVTRLKKYLNIIAKTF; this is translated from the coding sequence ATGGAGCAAATAGTGTACAGTTTTGATAAAGAAGTCAACAGAAACCATACCCAATGTGCCAAATATGATGGTTTAGAGAAGTATTTTGGTGTCAATGATGCTTTTCCTATGTGGGTAGCAGACATGGATTTTGAAACCCCTGCATTTATCAATGATGCCATTATTAAAAGAGCACATCATGCGGTATATGGTTATGGGATTGTTACAGAGAGTCTGCAACAAAGTGTTGTAAACTGGATGCAAACACAGCATGGTTGGAAAATTCAAAAGAAGTGGCTGACTTTTTTAAATGGAGTCGTTCCTGCTTACAGTGCTGCTTTAGAAGCTTTCAGTGAAGTCAATGATGAAATCATCGTACAAACGCCTGTTTATTTTCCACTCTTTCAAAGTATCAAACACAACAAACGAAAAGTTGTCTATAACCCTTTAAAAGAACAAAATGGCTACTACACCATGGATTTAGAAGATCTCAAATCTAAAATCACCCCTAAAACCAAAATATTCACACTCTGTTCTCCGCACAACCCCGTAGGACGTATTTGGAGTAAAGAAGAGCTTGAAGCCCTTGCCAAAATCTGTTTAGAACACAACATCACCATTATCAGTGATGAAATTCATGCGGATATTACTTTTAAACCCTTCACACCCCTTGCAAGTATCTCTAAAGAGATTGCCAATATCACCGTTACTCTCAATGCAGCAGGGAAAACTTTTAATATTGCAGGGCTTAATGCTGCGTATGCTATTACCTGCAATGAAGCTCTCAAAACCAAATTAGATGAAGTGGTTAAAGCAAGAGAAATTGGCTCAATTAATGTTTTTGGAACCATTGCCATGGAAGCAGCCTATACGTATGGTCAAGAATGGGTCAAGGAACTCAAAGAGTACTTATTACAAAATATTTTGGTTACAAAAGAGTTACTGAAAAATACAAATATCAAACTCTCTCAACCTGAAGCCACATACTTACTTTGGCTCGATTTTTCATGTTACGATTTGACACACTTGCAAATCAAAGAGCGACTTTTAAAAGAGGCAAAAATAGCTTTAAATGATGGATTAACATTCGGGAAAAACGGCTCTAAGCACTTCAGACTCAACGTTGCATTGCCTGTCACAAGACTTAAAAAATACTTAAATATTATTGCTAAAACATTTTAG